Part of the Vagococcus teuberi genome, GTATGGTGCTTTGGCTGTTTTTTTATCTTCACCTACAAAAGGTGTTTCTAAAATTTTCGGTAACTCTTTTAATTGGTCGTGATAAACCACATAATTTAATGCATCAAACCCAATTGTCCCAAAGCCAATATTAGCATGACGGTCTTTATGTGAGCCTTGATCGTTTTTAGAATCATTGACATGAATGACTTTTAATCTGTCCAAGCCAATGATTTTGTCAAACTCTTCTAACACACCATCAAAATCTTCACGTACATTATAACCCGCATCGTTAATGTGGCATGTATCTAACGTCACAGATAATTTATCGTTATGTGTGACCCCGTCAATAATTCGTGCGATTTCCTCAAATGAACGACCGATTTCTGTTCCTTTTCCCGCCATCGTTTCTAGCGCAATTTGTGGTGTTTGATCACTTGTTAACACTTCATTTAATCCTTTAATAATTTGGTTAATCCCCGCGTCCACTCCCGCTCCAACATGAGCACCAGGATGCATTGTTATTTGTGTTGCACCAATAGCTGACACACGTT contains:
- a CDS encoding deoxyribonuclease IV; protein product: MLLGSHVSMSGKDMLLGSAKQSAEYGASTFMIYTGAPQNTRRKPIEELNIEAGREFMRQHDLDINKIVVHAPYIINLGNTTKPQNFGFAINFLRQEIERVSAIGATQITMHPGAHVGAGVDAGINQIIKGLNEVLTSDQTPQIALETMAGKGTEIGRSFEEIARIIDGVTHNDKLSVTLDTCHINDAGYNVREDFDGVLEEFDKIIGLDRLKVIHVNDSKNDQGSHKDRHANIGFGTIGFDALNYVVYHDQLKELPKILETPFVGEDKKTAKAPYYHEIKMLKKGEFNPNLLIDIENNA